The genomic DNA ACAAATTGAGATCGGAAGAAAGATTTTGTACACCAGATAGAAAGAACTTCAGTTCATAAGAAAGAGATGCATGCTCTGCCCCAGTTCCAACCCATATGTTGTCGGACTACATCAAAAGCGAGCCAAGGGTTACCACCCTGCCGAGTTCGAAGGCACGGTAgatcaaaaaagaaaaaaagggatTAAAAAGTAGACGAGAACGAGAAAGATAAATAGGAGTATATTAGAACAGCGGTACTACAACCGCTACAGTAAGGAATCAAGTCTTGTAAATACGCTCAAACATGCAGCAACAATCTGTAATTGTTGTCAGTATAGCATATTGTAAGAATAGCAGGGCGAAACGTACCTCCATCTGAAGCTCCCGATCCGGGCTCTTGTTCACTTCATCATTGATGGCTTGGGCCAAGTTGGCACCGATAGCTTGCGAGCCACCAGCCCTCCGGGCAAATGGCCATTGAGAATATTCTGCCAACAATTCATCCACCTGCGCAAAAGCTCTCTCGCGAGCCTCGTGGCTCATCGTGACCAGAGCGTTCTCCAGCACGTTGGCTGCATACGCCGCACATACCATGATAATCGAGCGGAGATAACGGAATTCTGCATCTTCGGGTAACCACGTGTTGGGAGGAAGGATCACCGTGCGGTTGCTGCAGATGGCACGCACGCGACGATGGAGGTCGTCTTTGGCACCTCCGTCCGCGACTGGATGCGTGGCCATatcgaagaggagaaagTTGCGTTTTTCGGTACGGAGGATGCCCTTGTCGACCAGACCCTTTGCAAGCCGCTCGCGCACTTGCTTCAGCTGATAACCAATCTTCATCAAGTTCCATGTTTCACCTGGCTGTCGCGTTAGCGCACGCTTCAATTGCGGTAGCTGCTTGGGTGTCCATACCGCTCATCAGATCGATCCATTCATTGACACTCATCTTTTCACTTGATTTCATCATTTTCAGGGCCTCGTCCAGCAAGACTTCCCCGGTCAATGTATCGTCAACAACCTCGATGACCCGATCGGCGAGCGGGAACCGTCGTCGGGAGGAATCCTTTTGCATGCTTATCCGACCGCGGAGCGCTAGCTCAATGACGATGCATCCTCGCAAGGCGTAGGAGATGTTTTCATTCCAGAATGATAGATACCCCTAAAAGCAAGAGAATCAAGGTGTCAGTGACTGTCGCATGCGCATGGTGCTCGTTCCCAAACAGGGATGACAGGtaaggagaaaaaagagcGGAGCCCACCTGTTTATCCTTCAATCCTAGTAAGAGTATATCCTCCATCAGAGTCAGCTTCGGTTGCTTGCTCCGTTCCTCGGTCTCGCTGAGATCTCTGGGATCGAACACGATCTTATGGCCATTTTCCCCGCTCGTAAACGACGTCTCCGGTCCTCGATGATCCAATGCAGAGCCATTCCGGGATATGGGCGAAGAGACTCTGCTGTCATCGTTGTCATCTGCGCCACCGGCCCGACCACCGCCTCTCCGGCGAGTCAAGCCCCCGGCTGAGGACATGGGGGATAGATAACAGGTGTGTTGTTGTGCGGGCGAGAGATCGGAGGAAGATATGTGGGTAGGGGGGGCGCGCGCGAGAGAGCGAAGTAGAGTCGTATAGCCCGAGTGTTATCCAATTAATCGATCAATCGAGAGTCACTATTGAGTGCGATACGAATTGTCGCTGGAGGCGGAAGTCGAAGATGAGGTTGAAAGAGAGTTGCGTAGACCGAAAGTCTGGCGTTTTGGGCGGGAGGGAAATTATTATGATCAGGTCAGGGGGGCTGAAGAACTGCCAACGAAACACGATTCTCGgcgaaagagaaaagaatagAATGAAGAATAGAAACCAAAGGATAGCATGAATGAACTTCCCCCGCGAGAGAAAGGACTGATAAAAAAATccaagagggaagaaagaaagaggctGAATAGTTAAGAGCCGGAGGAACGATTAAGAGGCTCTTGTGCCCGAACGGGATCAACTGGCTGAGCTGAGCTTCTCGTGAGAGCGGGAAGATGTACTGGACACGTGAGTTATACAGTAGTTACTGGTAATAAATTGAAATGCTGATCTGTATGGGATTGAGTGTCTACAGCCCCGAGTTGTTTTTCTGCTGGTGGTGAGGTTGTCCGGTAGTGTTCGCATTCGGATATCGCAAATGACACTGACCATTATGGACGCTCTCTCCCCACCCCCCACCACACACAAACCAAATCATAAGACGTAGAATACATGATGCTGATTATATGCCACTCGAGCTGCTGGCTGCCGCCCTAGTGATACTAATAAATGTAGCCCAGAGAATCGAGTCcaagaggagaggaagatcaGAACGACATTTCAAGAGTGATATACACGATATGATAAGATGAAATAAGCAACCGGCTACTGCCAGCATACAAAGACGTCGATTCTTGCCAGGATGCTCGAGAGTATCCTGGATGAGTATCGCGCCAATatcctttttttttgcttctttctaTCCGACCTTTACCTCACCTACACCGGATACTTCATTAATATAGCATTTAGTGGGCTAGAATGCAGTCAGCACACAATTCATGATTCTCGATCAAAGGAAAAGTACTCACCATCAGGCTGAGCAAGGATGTACTCGACTGCCTTGTCAACTGTCAGGGGATTAGTATACACTCAGCTCCCGAAAAAATAAACAACTTGAATACTTACTGCTGTGGATGGCATCGGCCTCCTTGTCGGGGATCTCAATGCTGAATTCCTGTTGGTATCATGTCAGTATCAATGTCACTTTCCCGCTAATCCGATGATATCAGTATCATACCTCTTCAATAGCCATCACAACCTCAACGGTGTCCAAGCTGTCCAATCCGAGGTCGTTCGAGAAGTGCGAGGTGCCGTTGATCTGTAGGACGCAGCAATCTTTAGAATGatgtctctttcttttctgaaTCCCTTATATAGCTCCAATTTTCCCTCCTTGAATCATGACGGCACCACCCGGCACCAGAGCTTAGTACTGACCTTGCTAGCGTCATTGACCTATAATTACCAGCAACTGTTAACATCGCTTTCCCCATTCTCAACATATTGCTTGCTGCAATCGATGTAACGAACCTTGTCAAAGTTCTTCAAGAGGTTGACTATCCGgccctcaacctcctccttGTTCAGGCCAGCGGGGGCAGAGTAAAGACGGACACCCTGGTAGGCAAAGCGAGGAGTGAATTGAGCCGGGCGAGCAATGGGAGAGCTACGGATCTGGAAAGATGCCGGGGTTCTGACGGCACGAGGCACGGAAGCTCTCAGCGAGCGGACGACGGCGGAACGGAACATGGTGCTGAGTTAGAGGGGAAAAGGGATGCGGAAGAGGAGAATAAGAAGTCGACTTCCGATATAGAGGAAGGAGTCAAGTAACAAGAACGCAGACAGGCGAAGCGCAAGAGAGAGTCGA from Aspergillus chevalieri M1 DNA, chromosome 1, nearly complete sequence includes the following:
- the acpA gene encoding acyl carrier protein (COG:C;~EggNog:ENOG410PQGB;~InterPro:IPR006162,IPR036736,IPR009081,IPR003231;~PFAM:PF00550;~antiSMASH:Cluster_1.1;~go_process: GO:0006633 - fatty acid biosynthetic process [Evidence IEA]), producing MFRSAVVRSLRASVPRAVRTPASFQIRSSPIARPAQFTPRFAYQGVRLYSAPAGLNKEEVEGRIVNLLKNFDKVNDASKINGTSHFSNDLGLDSLDTVEVVMAIEEEFSIEIPDKEADAIHSIDKAVEYILAQPDAH
- the VPS74 gene encoding GOLPH3/VPS74 family protein (BUSCO:EOG092631QQ;~COG:U;~EggNog:ENOG410PJ67;~InterPro:IPR008628,IPR038261;~PFAM:PF05719;~antiSMASH:Cluster_1.1;~go_function: GO:0070273 - phosphatidylinositol-4-phosphate binding [Evidence IEA]) → MSSAGGLTRRRGGGRAGGADDNDDSRVSSPISRNGSALDHRGPETSFTSGENGHKIVFDPRDLSETEERSKQPKLTLMEDILLLGLKDKQGYLSFWNENISYALRGCIVIELALRGRISMQKDSSRRRFPLADRVIEVVDDTLTGEVLLDEALKMMKSSEKMSVNEWIDLMSGETWNLMKIGYQLKQVRERLAKGLVDKGILRTEKRNFLLFDMATHPVADGGAKDDLHRRVRAICSNRTVILPPNTWLPEDAEFRYLRSIIMVCAAYAANVLENALVTMSHEARERAFAQVDELLAEYSQWPFARRAGGSQAIGANLAQAINDEVNKSPDRELQMEIVAACLSVFTRLDSLL